Genomic DNA from Fusarium keratoplasticum isolate Fu6.1 chromosome 2, whole genome shotgun sequence:
CGAGTATCTCGTCTTCCAAGGTCACAAATTCGATGGTCGTTTCTGATGGTCTCGTCGACCGCCGTCTTGATCGAAAAGCCCAGGAACGTGGCCAGGGTTGCCAGGTCCCCCCATTCAACGACAGGATAACCTACGGGGGGGACCGTTTTAGCGTCGGTCCGGAAATTGTCCCGCAAAAAGGAACGGCACTGCGCGGTCGGTCGCGGCGGTCTGTAGGTACAGGTTAGCGCACGGACGCTTGAAGCTTCAGTGCCTTGCAGCGCATTCTGCTTCTGACGTTGCTGCATCTCAGCCTCGTGACTTTGCATCAACACTTTTTATACCTTGACGACTTGAGCTGTCTAGAGAACAGTTTGGTCCAAGATGAATCAGATTCGCGCGATCCAGGCGCTTAACAAGAAGGAGATCGAAAACGGAATGTGAGTCCTCCCAGCTGCCTCGAAGAAGCTATAGAATACTGACGACAACGCGCTCAGCACTCCAGAAGGTTCCTGGCATACCGACTACCGCGACACTGCCTACATCTACTTTGGCGGTTTACCCTACGAACTATCTGAAGGCGATGTTGTAACAATTTTCTCCCAGTTTGGAGAGCCTGTCTTTCTCAAACTCGTCCGCGACAAAGAAACGGGAAAGTCCAAGGGCTTTGGATGGCTCAAATATGAGGATCAACGAAGCACCGATCTGGCAGTCGACAACCTAGGTGGAGCAGAAATTGGTGGTCGCCTCGTCCGTGTGGATCATGCGCGGTATAAGGCTCGAGACGATGAAGACCCAGAAGAGTTCAAGGTCGGCTgggaggacatgatgaagcgagAGGGACAAGCTTTGTCGGAAGACGAGAGtagcgaggaggagcagagaCGGCCTATGCTTCCCGAGGAGAGAGAACTGGCGCTGCTCATGCAGGaacatgacgatgacgatcCTATGAAGGGATTCCTGAtcgaggaaaagaagaaggaggttgaagaggccCGGCGCAAGGCTGACAAGAAGGACCGGAAGCACAAGCACAGACATCATCGATCGCACCGATCAAGGAGGGACGATAGCAGGGAAGATAAACATCGCAGATCGCGCCGGGATGAGACTCCTGTAGAAGGAGACGAACGACGCCACGAGAAAGAGCCGCGAAGACACAGAGATCGAGACGACGACCGTGACCGGCGACGGGATAGAGACAGGAGAAGGGACagagacgacgaagacgGTGAACGGGATCGAGATCGCAGGAGGGACAGAgaccgagatcgagatcgCGAGCACAGGAGACGTGACCGAGATGAGCATGACGAGTCACGGCACAGGCGATATAgggacgaggacgacaaggacagGAAACCGAGAAGACGCAGTAGAAGTCGGTCGCCACGACGGCGCGATGATTAGCGCAAGTGTTGGAAGCGCACTCATAATCTAAAATCGAAATACACACCCTGAATCAAAAAGAACCGTGCCTATTCTGAACCCCAAAGAACGCCCATCCAGATTCGCCCAGCAATATCGTTCGTGCCCTCATCCCATTAACCTGATCATGGCCTCAGCTTTACTTAACTATTGCCCAGATATCGTTTCCAGCCTTCCCTCACGCAGTGTCGCTTACCGTCCTCGCCATTTACAATGACAAACTTCTCCCATCGTGCGTCGTGTCCTGCTCCGATCACCACCAAGCTATCCTCGCCGATCCAGCCAATGACGCCCTTTGGTGGTTGTGATGTACCAAGTACAAGGCCCTCCGAGAAGGGGATGCCTCCTATCATGGTCTCGTCGCCGGCCTCGAAAGGCGCCGATGTGAAGGAGTAGACATCTGAAAAGACTCGAGGCATCAGAGGGATCTTGCTGAGAATTCCCCACTTCCCCGTGCCGTCTCCAGGGTCCGACCCAGAACCACCGAGCTGCTGGCTCCGGTTCATGGCCGGCCGTCGTGGATGGGCAACGTCAAATATGTGAAGTGTAGACTTGTCCGAAGTGCAGGCAAGCATGGTGTTGCAGGGCGAGAAGGCTagggagaagatggtggcTGGGTCAATGCCACGGCGTAGCTCGGCGAGCCTGGCACAGTTGCTTGTCGAATAGACGCGAATAAGGGTACCCATCTCGCTGGCGCTCGCCAGTAGTTCGCCATCCGGGCTTAGAGCAATGGCCTTGAGTGCCGAGGAATGCGCAGGGATGATACTGACGTTGCCAGTCGCCAGCTCGATGAGCATGATCTGGCCGGGTGTTCGGCCGGGGAAAGCGAGCTTCTTTTCAGAGAGGCAGCAAAGGCCGAGTAGATTATCGGCAGTTTCATAGACATGGAGTAGGTCTGGAGGCTTGGCGAAGGAGTAGACGCGGACGCTGTTCTGAAGGACGACAGCGATGCGCTCTCGGCCAAGTTGGACGCCTCGGACAGATGTCAAGGCTGTGATTTCCAGGGCCACCTTTCCTTTCATATCATCCCATATTATAGCCTGGGAACAAGTCAGTAAAGACTCTCAGCATCTCAGAAGCGACATACCTTGTTCATGGCAAACTTGGGATTCCTGCCTCCGCCAACGAGGGCGAGATAGTTGGTCATGCCCATCATCTGGACGAGACCAATGCCGGCGTTGAAGTCTGTGCGACGGTGAGCCCCTGCGGTGGTGAGACGCGATCTTAGACAGACGTACCTCTTGAGGCCTTGAGGAGACATGACTTTGTGTGAAAGACTAG
This window encodes:
- a CDS encoding RRM domain-containing protein, which produces MNQIRAIQALNKKEIENGITPEGSWHTDYRDTAYIYFGGLPYELSEGDVVTIFSQFGEPVFLKLVRDKETGKSKGFGWLKYEDQRSTDLAVDNLGGAEIGGRLVRVDHARYKARDDEDPEEFKVGWEDMMKREGQALSEDESSEEEQRRPMLPEERELALLMQEHDDDDPMKGFLIEEKKKEVEEARRKADKKDRKHKHRHHRSHRSRRDDSREDKHRRSRRDETPVEGDERRHEKEPRRHRDRDDDRDRRRDRDRRRDRDDEDGERDRDRRRDRDRDRDREHRRRDRDEHDESRHRRYRDEDDKDRKPRRRSRSRSPRRRDD